From one Syntrophales bacterium genomic stretch:
- a CDS encoding acyl-CoA dehydrogenase: MGNGLVNTRDQQFLLFEQFNIQDFLGKEPYEEYSKDTVLMIQNEAEKMAINTILPTFSQGDREGCHIDERGQVRVPKCFHDAFKKFCDGGWLAMVRSPEYGGQGMPFTVALACSEYFAAANFSFLMYAGLTSGAAHLIELYGTEEMKNKYLYKMYSGQWGGTMCLTEPWAGTDVGALRTTAKRLPDGKYLISGTKCFISAGDHDLTENIIHTVLARIEGDPPGTAGISIFVVPKIRVNEDGSLGEPNDVKTGNVEHKMGIKGSATCTLVFGEDGNCIGELLGKEREGMKIMFNLMNEARLEVGLQSLGHASAAYEQALRYAKERIQSIPIWEMKNPDAKPVPIIMHPDVRRDLLWMKAFVEGIRALNYFAAYSLDKVKTSKSAEEKAKYQGFADLLIPICKAYSSDMACLVTSKAIDVHGGYGYCQEYPVEQHMRDVKIATIYEGTNGIQALDLVGRKLGQNKGQNVMNMAAEIQSTINKTMIIPALAKYSSKLEEAYRAFADLTTTFANLGKSSSFLIPILYASPYLEIFGDLLLGHFLLWGAEIAYRKLEAIYEAEGADTIGKKRALVHKNADVAFYEGKIAAAKFFAVEVLTTVKARCEAIKMGEKIPMELAIESF; the protein is encoded by the coding sequence ATGGGTAATGGTTTGGTAAATACCAGAGATCAACAATTCCTCTTATTTGAGCAGTTCAACATTCAGGACTTCCTTGGAAAAGAACCTTACGAGGAATACTCAAAGGATACGGTGCTCATGATACAAAACGAAGCAGAAAAAATGGCAATTAACACCATACTTCCTACATTCTCTCAAGGTGACCGTGAAGGCTGCCATATAGACGAAAGAGGACAAGTGAGGGTCCCAAAGTGCTTCCACGATGCATTCAAAAAGTTCTGTGATGGTGGGTGGTTGGCGATGGTGAGATCACCAGAATATGGAGGACAGGGGATGCCGTTCACAGTAGCCCTAGCTTGTTCGGAATATTTTGCCGCAGCCAATTTTTCATTTCTAATGTACGCAGGTCTCACCAGTGGAGCTGCCCATCTAATAGAACTGTATGGAACAGAAGAAATGAAAAACAAATATCTTTACAAGATGTATTCCGGGCAGTGGGGTGGAACCATGTGTCTGACAGAACCGTGGGCGGGCACAGATGTTGGGGCGTTGAGAACCACTGCAAAACGTCTACCTGATGGTAAATATCTGATTTCAGGCACTAAATGCTTTATATCAGCAGGAGATCACGACCTAACGGAAAACATCATTCACACTGTCCTTGCCCGTATAGAAGGAGATCCTCCTGGGACTGCAGGCATCTCGATTTTTGTGGTTCCCAAGATACGTGTAAACGAGGATGGTTCACTCGGCGAACCTAACGATGTAAAAACAGGCAATGTGGAACACAAGATGGGTATTAAAGGATCAGCAACTTGTACCCTGGTCTTTGGTGAGGACGGAAATTGCATTGGTGAACTTCTAGGAAAAGAAAGAGAAGGAATGAAAATAATGTTCAATCTCATGAATGAGGCACGTCTAGAGGTGGGACTCCAATCCCTCGGACACGCATCTGCCGCTTATGAACAGGCCCTTCGATACGCAAAAGAAAGGATCCAGAGCATCCCGATATGGGAAATGAAAAACCCCGACGCCAAACCCGTTCCCATAATTATGCATCCCGATGTGCGCAGAGATCTACTTTGGATGAAAGCTTTCGTAGAGGGGATAAGGGCCTTGAATTATTTTGCCGCGTATTCCCTAGACAAGGTAAAAACCTCTAAATCAGCTGAAGAGAAAGCAAAATATCAGGGATTCGCCGATCTTCTTATACCCATCTGCAAAGCCTACTCTTCAGATATGGCCTGTTTGGTAACTTCAAAAGCAATTGATGTCCACGGTGGTTACGGATACTGCCAGGAATATCCAGTTGAACAGCACATGCGGGATGTTAAAATCGCCACCATTTACGAGGGCACCAACGGCATCCAAGCCCTCGATCTTGTGGGAAGGAAACTCGGACAAAATAAAGGGCAGAACGTGATGAATATGGCAGCAGAAATACAGTCTACAATAAATAAAACGATGATAATCCCGGCCCTTGCAAAGTACTCATCAAAACTTGAAGAGGCATACCGGGCCTTCGCAGACCTCACTACGACGTTTGCAAATCTAGGTAAAAGTTCAAGCTTCCTCATACCCATCCTTTACGCCTCACCCTACCTGGAGATATTTGGCGATCTGCTCCTCGGTCATTTTCTGCTGTGGGGTGCGGAAATCGCCTATAGAAAACTTGAGGCCATATATGAAGCTGAGGGAGCGGATACCATAGGAAAAAAACGAGCCCTTGTGCATAAAAACGCTGATGTGGCCTTCTACGAAGGGAAAATAGCTGCAGCTAAATTTTTTGCCGTGGAAGTGTTGACCACTGTTAAGGCGCGATGTGAGGCCATTAAAATGGGTGAAAAGATACCTATGGAATTGGCAATTGAATCTTTTTAA
- a CDS encoding TetR/AcrR family transcriptional regulator, with the protein MGTADRKKREKENKKNTLLKVARKLFLTKGLRSVTIEEIARKAEISKGAIYLLFHSKEEIYTQILLNDVEKFHQKVSALIQHEQTASDALVRFAEFYVDFFLQDRELFRILITYMLHTEVMKLSEDMDRKLVSATNRTVNIIEDILNYGISSGEFHSRIDVRTCRNVIWGLLNGIIALHLFTGKESKREEKIRNTVRVGLESILNALRTGSNAAQ; encoded by the coding sequence ATGGGAACTGCGGACAGAAAAAAAAGAGAGAAAGAAAACAAAAAAAATACCCTTTTAAAGGTAGCCCGAAAACTCTTTCTTACGAAAGGTCTTCGCTCGGTAACTATTGAAGAAATAGCAAGGAAAGCAGAAATTAGTAAAGGTGCGATCTATCTACTGTTCCATTCAAAAGAAGAGATTTACACACAGATACTTTTAAACGACGTGGAGAAGTTCCATCAGAAGGTGTCAGCTCTGATACAGCATGAACAAACTGCTAGTGATGCGCTGGTACGTTTTGCCGAATTTTACGTGGACTTTTTTCTCCAGGATCGGGAGCTTTTCCGCATACTTATCACCTACATGCTACACACAGAAGTGATGAAACTATCGGAGGACATGGATAGAAAACTTGTGAGTGCCACTAACAGAACAGTTAATATCATCGAAGATATACTTAATTATGGCATCTCGTCGGGTGAGTTTCACTCAAGGATAGACGTACGTACCTGCCGAAACGTCATATGGGGTTTGTTGAATGGCATCATTGCCCTGCACTTGTTTACGGGCAAAGAATCAAAGAGGGAGGAAAAAATACGCAACACAGTAAGAGTAGGTTTAGAATCAATTTTGAATGCCCTAAGAACAGGGTCTAATGCAGCACAATAA
- a CDS encoding 3-hydroxyacyl-CoA dehydrogenase/enoyl-CoA hydratase family protein — MDYEIKKAAVLGAGVMGAAIAAHLANAGIPCYLLDIVPPELTEEDRKKGLTDQSKEWRNKFAANGLANALQSKPASFFSKKKASLITIGNFEDDLEKLQEVDWVIEAVVENLKIKQELLARVEKVISQNCIVSTNTSGIPIREICANLGKNMKRRFLGTHFFNPPRYMKLLEIIPGPETDQNVIDYMVKFGEQVLGKGVVICKDVPNFVGNRIGAFDIANAIRLTIEKGFKIEETDTILGKAVGRPGSAIFGTLDIVGLDTAYHVMKNLYNAVPHDEARGLFVPPPFLEKMMELKWLGNKTKQGFYKKIPETKGKREKMVLDYNTMEYLPASKPKFESISLAKKKADEGPAATVKIVFNGNDRASELVREYLCNNFIYAANRIPEICDTIVAIDNAMKWGYNHALGPFETWDALGVRNVVGVMKQLNLPVPEKVEEMLSLGYESFYLRKEDGLYCYDFEKKGYVKVEENPRIIILANLKDRNKVIVSNPGASLIDIDDGVALLEFHTKMNTVDDQIISMIMKSCDIVEKDFLGLVVGNNGPHFSAGANLFKVLTLIQLNDWDILEQMITDFQNANMRMKYLSKPVVMAPAGLTLGGGCEMAMHGAKCQACAETYMGLVEVGVGVIPAGGGCKELMVRLTEGLPEGVVEAGLNLQTIYAKAFENIGMAKVSSSAQEAMELGYLRKTDGISMNKDQQLWDAKEVVLGLSRFYKKPEPARIPVMGENLRGIAEAVLYNMYHGNFITEYDIHIGRKLAYVLSGGDCPEGTFVTEQDILELEKEAFLSLAGEKKTQDRIMHMLTTGKPLRN, encoded by the coding sequence ATGGATTATGAAATCAAAAAAGCGGCCGTTTTGGGCGCGGGGGTTATGGGAGCCGCAATCGCTGCCCACCTTGCCAATGCTGGAATACCATGTTACCTGCTCGACATCGTACCACCCGAATTGACAGAGGAAGATAGAAAGAAAGGTTTAACAGACCAAAGTAAAGAGTGGAGAAACAAGTTTGCCGCGAATGGTTTAGCAAATGCTTTACAGTCAAAACCGGCAAGTTTTTTTAGTAAGAAAAAAGCATCTCTCATAACGATAGGTAACTTTGAAGATGACCTCGAAAAGCTGCAAGAAGTGGACTGGGTCATTGAAGCTGTTGTAGAAAACCTTAAAATCAAACAAGAACTTTTGGCCCGGGTTGAAAAAGTCATCAGCCAAAACTGTATAGTTTCCACCAACACATCAGGGATCCCAATTAGAGAGATATGCGCCAACCTCGGCAAAAATATGAAGAGAAGATTCCTCGGAACTCATTTCTTTAATCCTCCAAGATATATGAAACTCCTGGAAATAATTCCAGGACCGGAAACGGATCAAAATGTCATTGATTACATGGTTAAGTTCGGCGAACAGGTTCTTGGCAAAGGGGTTGTTATCTGCAAAGACGTTCCAAACTTCGTAGGTAACCGTATAGGGGCCTTCGACATTGCCAACGCGATAAGACTTACCATAGAAAAAGGATTCAAAATCGAAGAAACAGACACAATCCTGGGAAAGGCTGTAGGAAGACCAGGATCTGCTATATTCGGAACTCTAGACATCGTTGGTCTAGATACTGCCTACCACGTAATGAAAAATCTCTACAACGCAGTTCCTCACGACGAAGCTCGTGGGCTTTTTGTCCCTCCCCCGTTCCTCGAAAAAATGATGGAACTTAAATGGTTGGGAAACAAAACTAAACAGGGTTTCTACAAAAAAATCCCTGAAACTAAGGGCAAAAGAGAAAAAATGGTATTAGACTACAATACAATGGAGTACTTACCCGCCAGTAAACCGAAATTTGAATCCATATCGCTTGCCAAAAAGAAAGCAGATGAAGGACCAGCGGCAACTGTTAAAATCGTTTTCAACGGAAACGACAGGGCTTCCGAGTTGGTAAGAGAATATCTTTGCAACAATTTCATTTACGCGGCAAACAGAATTCCAGAGATATGTGATACTATCGTAGCCATCGATAACGCCATGAAGTGGGGATACAACCACGCCCTTGGACCATTTGAAACCTGGGATGCTCTAGGCGTACGTAACGTTGTGGGTGTAATGAAACAACTAAATTTGCCCGTCCCAGAAAAAGTTGAGGAAATGTTGTCACTTGGCTATGAAAGCTTCTATCTACGAAAAGAGGATGGCCTCTACTGCTATGATTTCGAGAAAAAGGGATACGTCAAAGTTGAAGAGAACCCGCGAATAATCATACTGGCTAATCTCAAAGATAGAAACAAAGTTATTGTCTCCAATCCCGGCGCATCACTGATAGACATAGATGATGGTGTTGCCTTGCTCGAGTTCCACACTAAGATGAACACTGTGGATGACCAGATCATTTCCATGATAATGAAGAGTTGTGACATAGTTGAGAAGGACTTTCTCGGTCTTGTTGTAGGAAACAACGGACCTCATTTTTCAGCAGGTGCAAACCTATTCAAAGTGCTAACACTAATCCAGTTGAACGATTGGGACATCCTGGAACAGATGATAACCGATTTCCAGAATGCTAATATGCGGATGAAGTATTTGTCTAAGCCGGTTGTTATGGCACCAGCTGGCCTAACACTCGGTGGAGGTTGCGAAATGGCAATGCATGGGGCGAAATGTCAGGCATGCGCAGAAACGTACATGGGGCTGGTAGAAGTGGGAGTTGGGGTGATACCCGCAGGCGGCGGTTGTAAAGAACTCATGGTACGTCTCACAGAAGGACTACCCGAGGGTGTTGTGGAAGCAGGTCTGAATCTCCAAACTATTTATGCAAAAGCTTTTGAAAACATAGGAATGGCAAAGGTATCGTCCAGTGCCCAAGAAGCTATGGAACTGGGTTATCTCCGCAAAACTGATGGAATCTCCATGAACAAAGATCAGCAGTTGTGGGATGCTAAAGAGGTTGTTCTTGGTCTATCAAGGTTCTACAAAAAACCTGAACCAGCCCGTATTCCCGTTATGGGGGAAAACTTGAGAGGAATAGCAGAAGCTGTTCTGTACAATATGTACCACGGCAACTTCATAACCGAATATGACATACACATAGGGAGAAAATTGGCCTATGTACTATCCGGTGGGGACTGTCCCGAAGGCACTTTCGTCACGGAACAGGACATACTGGAACTAGAAAAGGAAGCTTTCCTCAGTCTTGCAGGTGAGAAAAAAACACAAGACAGAATAATGCATATGTTAACAACAGGAAAACCCTTGCGTAACTGA
- a CDS encoding transglutaminase-like domain-containing protein yields the protein MNGRLRWHHIAGGLCITFFLFLLLIKLNYIVAEDTPSPLSNPVSKTGKIHEDESWMSIYREGQKVGYCHRVFTRENGGYRVSEAIFLRINAMGTVQAVKLSTKGRLNRDFTLSSFEMELQSNFSSYEARGRIQGRRLILEAGPKGMSRRYDLILKEKPYMSTGLREVLLQGNLEEGKIISIPIFDPATLGTVTVKITKVGKGRIKMRDRYMDLTKISIDFKGATQLAWIDDHGRIMREEGAMGFVLERTTKEEALASIIEDNTGSTDIVFSASVLPNLPIPNHKNISILKIELIIPYAERFALHGGRQIWDGKTLTIVKENLPVDGSESGDLGNPEFFLKPSPFIQSDHPEITDAVNKILGKEKDDMVKARKIVSWVHKNIEKCPVFALSNALETLNRRMGDCTEHAVLVAAFGRAAGIPTAVETGLVYQEGRFYFHAWNAFYIKNLKKWITADAVMDQIPADVTHIRFIRGDLENQIDLISLIGQIHIRILEMK from the coding sequence ATGAACGGAAGACTGAGATGGCACCATATAGCCGGGGGGTTGTGTATAACCTTCTTCCTTTTCCTCCTTCTCATAAAACTAAACTACATCGTGGCTGAAGACACACCATCCCCTCTATCCAATCCTGTCTCCAAAACAGGCAAAATCCATGAAGATGAATCATGGATGAGCATTTATAGAGAAGGACAGAAAGTGGGATATTGCCATCGTGTTTTTACGCGAGAGAATGGAGGATACAGAGTTTCGGAAGCAATATTCCTAAGGATAAATGCCATGGGCACCGTTCAAGCTGTTAAACTCTCCACCAAAGGAAGACTGAATAGAGATTTTACCTTGTCCTCCTTTGAAATGGAACTTCAGTCGAACTTCTCCAGTTATGAGGCCCGTGGCAGAATTCAGGGGAGAAGACTAATACTTGAAGCAGGACCAAAAGGTATGTCCAGACGATACGATCTGATCCTAAAAGAAAAACCATACATGTCAACAGGTCTTAGAGAAGTGCTCCTCCAAGGAAATTTAGAAGAGGGGAAAATCATCTCTATACCTATCTTCGACCCCGCAACACTGGGAACCGTTACAGTAAAGATTACAAAAGTGGGTAAAGGTAGGATTAAAATGAGAGATAGATATATGGATCTCACAAAAATTTCAATTGACTTTAAAGGAGCAACACAACTCGCATGGATAGACGATCATGGCCGCATTATGCGAGAAGAGGGAGCAATGGGGTTTGTGTTAGAAAGAACAACCAAAGAAGAGGCTTTAGCAAGCATTATCGAAGATAATACAGGTAGCACGGACATAGTATTCTCAGCTTCCGTGCTTCCGAATTTACCCATTCCAAATCACAAAAACATAAGCATATTGAAAATAGAGCTTATCATACCCTATGCGGAGAGGTTCGCCTTACATGGTGGCCGCCAAATTTGGGATGGTAAAACTCTAACCATAGTTAAAGAAAACCTCCCAGTAGACGGCAGTGAATCAGGTGATCTGGGGAACCCTGAATTTTTCCTAAAACCATCTCCTTTTATTCAGTCCGATCATCCAGAAATAACAGATGCAGTCAACAAAATATTGGGAAAAGAAAAGGATGACATGGTAAAAGCGAGGAAAATTGTATCTTGGGTTCATAAAAACATTGAGAAATGTCCTGTATTTGCACTTTCGAATGCCCTAGAAACGCTAAATAGGAGAATGGGAGACTGCACAGAACACGCTGTTCTTGTAGCAGCATTTGGAAGGGCAGCGGGTATACCAACAGCAGTGGAAACAGGCCTCGTCTACCAAGAAGGGCGGTTTTACTTTCATGCATGGAACGCATTTTACATAAAAAATCTCAAAAAATGGATCACAGCTGATGCAGTCATGGATCAAATTCCCGCAGATGTCACTCATATACGGTTCATAAGGGGGGATTTAGAAAACCAGATAGATCTAATCAGTTTAATCGGTCAAATCCATATCAGAATACTGGAGATGAAGTGA
- a CDS encoding thiolase family protein, which translates to MTDAVIIDAVRSPGGRYRRGGLAATRAEEFGIQVVKGLLKRVPQLPPEDVDDLIVGCSFPEGETGMNLGRILAIGAGLPISTCGMTINRFCSSGLQSIADATAKIKAGWSDVIIAGGCETMTHIPMGGSVFRPDPDWKFDGSMPNLYIAMGVTAENVAAKYNISREDQDRYAMESHRRAYEAQKTGKFNDEIIPITAYRYKILKNGKRVRETFVFEQDDGIRWPTTMEDLGRLKSPFKVGGTVTAGNASQMTDGAAFALVMSADKAEKLGVKPIARLAYYAVAGCPAEEMGIGPVYAIPKVLKMAGMSLKDIDLFEINEAFASQFIYCCRALGIEDRYWAGDVNPNGGAIALGHPLGCTGAKLTAQLIYEMKRRGSKWGIVSMCIGGGMGAAGIYEMLI; encoded by the coding sequence ATGACAGACGCCGTTATCATCGATGCTGTAAGGAGTCCGGGAGGCAGATACAGAAGAGGGGGGCTTGCCGCAACAAGAGCAGAAGAATTCGGCATCCAGGTAGTTAAAGGTCTCCTCAAAAGAGTGCCCCAGCTCCCCCCAGAGGACGTAGATGATTTGATTGTGGGTTGTTCTTTTCCCGAAGGCGAAACTGGTATGAACTTAGGTAGAATCCTAGCCATAGGCGCTGGTCTTCCCATATCCACATGCGGCATGACAATAAACAGGTTTTGTTCGTCAGGCCTCCAGTCCATTGCTGATGCCACTGCTAAGATAAAAGCGGGATGGTCAGATGTTATTATCGCTGGGGGATGTGAAACAATGACCCACATCCCGATGGGAGGTAGTGTTTTCCGTCCCGATCCCGATTGGAAATTCGATGGAAGCATGCCAAATCTTTACATCGCTATGGGCGTTACAGCAGAAAACGTGGCTGCCAAATACAACATTTCAAGGGAAGATCAGGACCGATATGCCATGGAAAGCCACAGAAGAGCCTATGAGGCTCAAAAAACAGGTAAGTTCAACGACGAAATTATACCGATAACCGCATACAGGTACAAAATCCTCAAAAATGGAAAACGTGTAAGAGAAACCTTCGTTTTTGAACAAGATGATGGCATCCGTTGGCCAACCACTATGGAAGACCTCGGAAGGTTAAAATCTCCTTTTAAGGTTGGTGGAACAGTCACGGCAGGTAACGCCTCACAGATGACAGATGGGGCTGCCTTCGCCCTAGTTATGTCAGCTGATAAGGCGGAAAAACTAGGAGTAAAACCTATAGCCAGATTGGCATACTATGCAGTTGCCGGTTGCCCCGCTGAAGAAATGGGAATCGGTCCAGTATATGCCATACCTAAGGTACTGAAGATGGCAGGCATGAGTCTAAAGGATATAGATCTATTCGAAATAAACGAAGCCTTTGCTTCGCAGTTTATATATTGTTGCCGTGCTCTAGGTATAGAGGACCGATACTGGGCTGGAGATGTGAACCCAAACGGTGGTGCAATTGCCCTCGGACACCCCCTAGGTTGCACAGGGGCGAAACTAACCGCTCAGCTGATATACGAAATGAAACGACGGGGTAGCAAATGGGGCATTGTCTCCATGTGCATTGGCGGTGGCATGGGTGCCGCTGGAATTTACGAAATGCTTATATAA
- a CDS encoding KpsF/GutQ family sugar-phosphate isomerase, producing the protein MEEEKDTLNHARNVLKIEAESILALVDRLDESFVKAVNTILDSKGRVIVTGLGKSGLVGRKIVATLTSTGTPAIFLHPVEGLHGDLGIVTKDDVILAISNSGETHEVNTIVKNIRQIGIPVISFTGRSDSTLAKMSDVIVDVGVEREACPFGLAPTSSSTAALAMGDALAIALVHKRNFKEQDFFKFHPGGHLGARLRSRVRDIMIQGAMVPKVISGTPVNVAIEEMDNKNRGFVLVVDGNDILKGILTDGDLRRLVRRGRAFMDKPIDEFMTRNPKTIDENTSIAETIETMQRLEITTLVVIDQDNRLRGYIHLHDILGRGGTIRISV; encoded by the coding sequence ATGGAAGAGGAAAAAGATACACTGAATCACGCACGGAATGTTTTAAAAATCGAGGCTGAGAGTATCCTAGCCTTAGTGGATAGACTTGATGAATCCTTTGTAAAGGCTGTGAATACAATACTTGACTCGAAAGGCAGGGTTATAGTTACGGGATTGGGAAAATCAGGCCTCGTGGGGAGAAAGATTGTAGCAACGCTGACAAGCACAGGAACTCCCGCTATATTTCTTCATCCTGTAGAGGGTTTGCACGGTGACCTGGGCATAGTTACGAAAGATGATGTTATCCTTGCGATTTCTAACAGCGGCGAGACACATGAGGTTAATACCATTGTAAAAAATATTCGTCAGATTGGAATACCTGTGATTTCATTTACAGGTCGTTCCGATTCAACCCTGGCAAAGATGAGTGATGTGATTGTTGACGTTGGTGTTGAACGTGAAGCCTGCCCCTTTGGTCTTGCGCCTACTTCCAGTTCCACCGCGGCACTTGCTATGGGTGATGCTCTTGCCATAGCTTTAGTCCACAAAAGAAATTTTAAGGAACAAGATTTCTTCAAATTTCACCCCGGAGGTCATCTTGGCGCACGCCTGAGGAGCAGAGTCCGCGATATAATGATACAGGGTGCCATGGTTCCTAAAGTTATCTCGGGGACCCCCGTAAACGTGGCTATTGAAGAGATGGACAATAAGAACAGAGGGTTTGTGCTCGTAGTGGATGGTAATGATATTTTGAAGGGAATACTTACTGACGGTGACCTTCGTCGCTTGGTTCGCCGTGGGCGGGCTTTTATGGATAAACCCATTGACGAGTTTATGACTAGAAATCCCAAGACGATTGACGAAAATACCTCCATAGCGGAAACCATAGAGACTATGCAGCGGTTGGAAATAACGACCCTAGTGGTAATTGACCAAGATAATAGGTTGCGGGGTTACATACATTTACACGACATTTTAGGTCGGGGCGGAACAATAAGAATTTCTGTCTAA
- a CDS encoding ABC transporter ATP-binding protein, with the protein MIHLHELTKKYNNLVAVDRLSLKVERGELFGFIGPNGAGKTTTIRMLGGVLKPTSGSIIIDEISMEENPIEAKKRIGFIPDRPYIYEKLTGMEFMMFYADLYRLGKGAEKKAIELLEQFGLDQWKNELIESYSHGMKQRLIIASALLHNPLVIIVDEPMVGLDPAAVKMVKDIFREQVRKGKTIFLSTHTLTVAEDLCDRIGIIDRGKLIALGTVGDLKKIASVGEGDLEEVFIKLTREISG; encoded by the coding sequence GTGATTCACTTGCACGAACTCACAAAGAAATACAACAACTTAGTTGCAGTTGATCGTCTATCACTGAAGGTTGAAAGAGGGGAGTTGTTCGGCTTTATAGGACCAAACGGTGCAGGAAAGACAACAACCATAAGAATGCTCGGGGGAGTACTCAAACCCACGTCCGGTTCTATAATTATTGATGAGATTTCGATGGAGGAAAATCCCATAGAAGCTAAGAAGAGAATTGGCTTTATACCGGACAGACCCTATATTTACGAAAAACTCACGGGAATGGAATTTATGATGTTTTATGCCGATCTTTACAGACTTGGAAAAGGAGCAGAAAAAAAAGCTATTGAACTTCTCGAGCAATTTGGATTGGACCAATGGAAGAATGAGCTAATCGAGTCATACTCCCACGGTATGAAACAACGTCTCATAATTGCCAGCGCCCTCCTTCATAATCCCTTGGTTATCATTGTAGATGAACCGATGGTGGGACTCGATCCAGCAGCAGTGAAAATGGTTAAAGACATATTCCGCGAACAAGTCCGAAAAGGAAAAACAATTTTTTTATCTACTCATACCTTAACTGTGGCCGAAGATCTATGCGACCGTATAGGCATAATCGACAGAGGTAAGTTAATAGCCCTAGGGACAGTGGGTGATCTAAAGAAAATTGCCAGTGTCGGAGAAGGTGATCTTGAAGAAGTTTTTATCAAATTAACACGGGAAATTTCCGGGTAA
- a CDS encoding enoyl-CoA hydratase-related protein, translated as MDGTYPFFLVEKVPAKQTAVVYLNRPEKLNAMNWSFWSDLPLVINDLEKDPEVRVVIIAGKGRAFSVGLDVYDFFTRFQDILEGKSPEKREDLYKLILQMQEGFNRIAYGENIYIAAVHGYCIGGGLDLIAACDLRLATRDAIFSLRETRIAIVADMGSLNRLPKIIGQGNTRMMAFTGRDFSAEEVRLMGLLNGLYDNREELMREACYLAMEIASNTREAVMGAKHILNYMDDHGVLDGMKYVASWNAAFLNLQKIREVLAKKG; from the coding sequence ATGGATGGAACGTATCCTTTTTTTCTTGTGGAGAAAGTGCCTGCCAAACAAACAGCGGTGGTTTACCTGAATCGCCCCGAAAAATTGAACGCCATGAACTGGTCTTTCTGGAGTGATCTTCCTCTTGTTATAAATGATTTGGAAAAGGACCCTGAGGTCCGTGTGGTCATCATAGCTGGTAAAGGGCGTGCGTTTAGCGTGGGGCTTGATGTGTATGACTTTTTCACTCGTTTCCAAGATATACTGGAAGGGAAAAGTCCAGAAAAGAGGGAGGATCTCTATAAACTTATTCTGCAGATGCAGGAAGGGTTCAACAGAATAGCTTATGGAGAGAATATCTACATTGCTGCTGTTCATGGTTATTGTATCGGTGGGGGACTAGATCTGATAGCAGCCTGCGATTTACGTTTAGCTACAAGGGATGCAATATTTTCGCTACGGGAAACACGGATTGCCATTGTGGCCGATATGGGGAGTCTAAATAGGTTACCTAAGATTATAGGTCAGGGCAATACCCGGATGATGGCTTTTACAGGTCGGGATTTCTCTGCGGAAGAGGTAAGGCTCATGGGACTTTTAAATGGTCTCTATGATAATCGTGAAGAATTAATGAGAGAGGCTTGTTACCTCGCGATGGAAATAGCTTCCAATACCAGAGAAGCTGTAATGGGAGCCAAACACATTTTGAACTACATGGATGATCACGGTGTTTTGGATGGTATGAAGTACGTTGCGAGCTGGAATGCCGCTTTTCTCAATCTTCAAAAGATAAGAGAGGTTTTGGCAAAAAAGGGTTAG